Proteins from a single region of Palaemon carinicauda isolate YSFRI2023 chromosome 1, ASM3689809v2, whole genome shotgun sequence:
- the LOC137634465 gene encoding uncharacterized protein, whose amino-acid sequence MEKLKKTRTTCRGWVTRASKALSDLLESSTTTISQFEYAIKEYNQRLAKLDEVQEALEIEVAEEELEQLLDEAHEFRTISVQPRIQAEDQIRKLAAAACPGSKAGSISGQSDITNVKLPKLELPKFSGEVTQWQSFWDQYNSHIDATDLPVISKFTYLLSLLEGDARNVVKGLAHTSANYQVACKLLKERYHKPERIIFAHVQALLNGEVNINVSGPKGVAQLWKLRDDILIHIRSLEALGITGKQCEVFLTPIILSRLPSELRLEWARDGDGHESDLDWLLTFLDKEISRLERSEAFKGKSSIEVKKIENKSSKDKVYSAAALHASSKQENTMCSFCAKKHKSENCYGVLELSGKERGEKIRSLGLCFKCLKSGHMARDCKARTRCTKCNGAHSTLMCGVRLEMNLKKEESEAKEGAIGSDKPGDVALLTGQGGNCTILQTAKVQVSGSDGTVVTAQVMFDNGADRSYISSKFVKKCKPQWITSAPMPYSSFGGHSSGKNEHRNVYELKLWDSDKKVVRIIAAEIPRICQPLVRPIVPDSVLNSFSHVVLADDYHHDSPIEIDILIGLDFYWTLISPVDAFQINHVVAMKSLFGYVLSGRLYKTNDSCTYSVPQLLCISSVSDSDLCNFWDLETVGVKPREFVESYSETKVFKEFESTVKFVNGRYEVALPWKDDSAKERLLNNVAIAHKRLGRLMVKLEHDKELKKEYQKVFDSYESDHIIEEVPRQEISGVNPVYYMPHRPVVKLSSSSTKIRPVFDASASCYNGVSLNDCLSSGPSLNPDLVEVLIRFRRWPIAVTADIRKAFLQISVQEKDRDVHRFLWPRDDGTIRHMRFTRVPFGNTASPFLLNATIKHHLDKYPPTSVVQDLKANMYTDNWLSGADSAVEAADKFCEARSILADASMDLTKLVSNSLLITSQLCDKVPFINSDEPNTVLGLKWCNSLDSFSFDGINSDSFVEVVCTKRSILSVIAKIFDPLGLISPYVMYGKILFQELWKLGLTWDQEMPSELKLKFQRWLLSSEHFKNYQIDRCYFSPKAWGKLSHMELHGFGDASEKGYGACVYLRVPVENGSYKVSLVSSKSRVAPIKTITLPRLELMGCLLCSRLVNFVKNTLNLDNCVRVRCWTDSTIALSWIQRDVSKKDLFVANRVKEIRELTPPSCWQHCVSKDNPADLITRGLLADKLVDSTMWLYGPSMLKESQYQEREGNPVKYKDEIGIESTAVCLNVQGMPDNPLIDLDRYSKLSKVLRVTAYVLRFIINCRNSNNKVAGPLITEEIDFAKLKLIYCIQREMFSAEIKVLLGKKAIPQWSKLRNLDPFLDDKGLIRIRGRLEFSNLEYDTKHPVIIPKGQLAKLLIRFQHRFLKHAGVDTVISSLRNNFWIIGMRRLAKTVIKECLSCRWHDSKPCSQPVAPLPKERIRASPPFDVTGLDYAGPLFCADCPSKKFYVLLFTCGVVRAVHLELTESLSLPDCLLAIRRFVARRSLPSVIYSDNAKTFVAARYEVQRLYGHLAPKWNFIAPRAPWWGGWWERLIRSVKLALRKTLNLNYVSKSELETILVEIESCINSRPLTYVSDELDSIHYLTPSHFILGRAPHCKSLINVEPCKVTSRDLNEREVLRNKNLEHF is encoded by the coding sequence ATGGAGAAGTTAAAGAAGACTAGGACTACATGTAGAGGGTGGGTGACAAGAGCTTCCAAGGCACTGAGTGACCTTTTGGAGTCTTCCACCACAACTATTAGTCAATTTGAGTATGCTATCAAGGAATACAACCAGAGACTAGCTAAGTTGGATGAAGTCCAAGAAGCATTAGAAATTGAGGTAGCTGAAGAAGAACTAGAACAACTTTTGGATGAAGCCCATGAGTTTAGAACAATAAGTGTGCAGCCTAGGATAcaagctgaagaccagataaggaAGTTAGCAGCAGCAGCGTGTCCTGGTTCTAAAGCTGGCAGTATAAGTGGACAGTCCGATATCACCAATGTCAAGTTACCCAAGCTGGAGCTACCGAAGTTTAGTGGTGAAGTGACCCAATGGCAGTCCTTCTGGGATCAATATAATTCCCACATCGATGCAACAGACCTTCCAGTGATTAGTAAGTTCACTTATTTGCTGTCTTTGCTGGAGGGAGATGCCAGGAATGTAGTGAAGGGACTAGCTCATACCAGTGCTAATTACCAGGTTGCCTGCAAACTACTGAAGGAACGCTACCACAAGCCAGAAAGGATTATTTTTGCTCATGTCCAGGCATTGTTAAATGGTGAGGTCAACATTAATGTCAGCGGACCCAAGGGTGTGGCACAGCTGTGGAAATTACGAGATGACATTCTAATACACATCCGCAGTTTGGAGGCGCTAGGCATCACAGGAAAACAATGTGAAGTGTTTCTTACACCTATCATCCTCTCCCGTTTGCCAAGTGAACTGCGGCTAGAGTGGGCCAGGGATGGTGATGGACATGAGAGTGATTTAGATTGGTTATTGACATTCTTAGACAAGGAAATTTCAAGATTAGAAAGGTCTGAAGCTTTTAAGGGAAAGAGTAGTAttgaagtaaagaaaattgaaaataagagttcTAAAGACAAGGTGTATTCAGCCGCAGCCCTTCATGCTTCGTCCAAGCAAGAAAACACAATGTGCAGCTTCTGTGCCAAGAAGCACAAATCGGAAAACTGTTATGGTGTGCTAGAATTGAGTGGAAAGGAGCGAGGTGAAAAAATAAGAAGTTTAGGCCTATGTTTCAAGTGTTTGAAGAGTGGACACATGGCAAGAGACTGTAAAGCTCGTACAAGGTGTACAAAGTGTAACGGTGCCCATTCTACCTTAATGTGTGGCGTTAGGCTGGAAATGAACCTTAAGAAGGAGGAAAGTGAAGCAAAGGAAGGTGCTATTGGCAGTGACAAGCCTGGCGATGTGGCACTTCTAACAGGGCAAGGTGGTAACTGTACCATTTTACAAACTGCCAAAGTTCAGGTGAGTGGTAGTGATGGTACTGTTGTCACTGCTCAGGTAATGTTTGATAATGGTGCAGACAGGTCTTATATTAGTAGCAAATTTGTGAAGAAGTGTAAACCACAATGGATCACTAGTGCACCTATGCCATACTCTAGTTTTGGTGGTCATAGCAGTGGAAAAAATGAACACAGAAATGTTTATGAGTTAAAGTTGTGGGACTCTGACAAGAAAGTGGTACGTATTATTGCTGCGGAGATTCCCAGAATATGTCAACCCTTGGTTAGGCCTATTGTACCAGATTCAGTGCTTAACTCTTTCTCTCATGttgtattagctgatgattaccaccaTGATTCTCCCATTGAGATTGATATACTGATTGGTCTAGATTTCTACTGGACACTGATTTCTCCTGTAGATGCCTTCCAAATTAACCATGTCGTAGCCATGAAGTCTCTCTTTGGTTATGTCTTGAGTGGCAGGCTGTATAAAACCAATGACTCTTGTACCTACTCTGTACCACAATTATTGTGTATCTCCTCTGTTTCAGATTCAGATTTGTGTAATTTTTGGGATTTGGAAACTGTAGGGGTTAAGCCTAGGGAATTTGTTGAAAGTTATAGTGAAACCAAAGTTTTCAAAGAATTTGAGAGTACTGTGAAGTTTGTGAATGGTCGCTATGAGGTTGCACTGCCATGGAAGGATGATTCTGCTAAGGAAAGGCTTTTAAATAATGTTGCCATAGCCCATAAAAGGTTAGGTAGGCTAATGGTTAAGTTAGAACACGATAAGGAGCTTAAGAAAGAATATCAAAAAGTGTTTGATAGTTATGAGTCAGATCACATAATAGAAGAGGTACCAAGGCAGGAAATTTCAGGTGTGAATCCTGTGTACTATATGCCTCATCGTCCAGTAGTTAAATTAAGTAGTTCAAGTACTAAGATAAGACCTGTGTTTGATGCCTCTGCCTCTTGTTACAATGGTGTATCATTGAATGACTGTTTGTCCTCAGGCCCATCACTCAACCCTGACTTGGTTGAGGTACTCATTCGTTTTCGTCGTTGGCCCATTGCTGTTACAGCTGATATAAGAAAGGCCTTTTTGCAAATTAGTGTacaagagaaagacagagatgttcatAGATTTTTGTGGCCAAGAGATGATGGTACAATACGGCACATGAGATTCACACGTGTACCCTTTGGTAACACAGCGAGCCCATTTCTGTTAAATGCCACAATTAAACATCATTTGGATAAGTATCCCCCAACTAGTGTAGTGCAAGATTTGAAGGCTAACATGTATACAGACAATTGGTTGAGTGGTGCGGATTCTGCTGTAGAAGCAGCTGATAAATTTTGTGAAGCCCGTAGCATTTTAGCTGATGCTAGTATGGACCTTACAAAACTTGTATCAAATAGTTTGCTAATTACTTCTCAGTTATGTGACAAGGTACCCTTTATAAATTCTGATGAACCCAATACTGTATTAGGCCTGAAGTGGTGTAACTCACTGGACAGTTTCTCCTTTGATGGCATAAACTCAGATTCCTTTGTAGAAGTAGTCTGTACTAAGCGAAGTATCCTTAGTGTGATAGCCAAGATTTTTGACCCTTTAGGGTTAATCAGTCCATATGTTATGTATGGCAAGATACTTTTTCAGGAACTCTGGAAACTGGGTTTGACTTGGGATCAAGAAATGCCATCAGAGTTGAAGCTAAAGTTTCAAAGATGGCTCCTTAGTAGTGAGCATTTTAAGAATTATCAGATAGATAGATGTTATTTTTCACCAAAGGCCTGGGGGAAGCTTAGTCATATGGAACTACATGGGTTTGGTGATGCCTCTGAAAAGGGCTATGGGGCTTGTGTGTACCTGCGAGTGCCTGTGGAGAACGGCTCATACAAGGTGTCATTAGTGTCCTCTAAGTCAAGAGTTGCTCCCATAAAGACAATTACATTGCCAAGGTTAGAACTCATGGGATGTCTTTTGTGTTCACGATTAGTCAACTTTGTGAAGAATACCCTTAACCTAGATAACTGTGTTAGAGTTAGGTGTTGGACAGATTCTACCATTGCTCTGTCATGGATTCAAAGAGATGTTAGTAAGAAGGACCTATTTGTAGCTAATCGGGTAAAGGAAATCCGAGAGTTAACACCTCCCAGTTGCTGGCAACATTGTGTAAGTAAGGACAATCCAGCTGACCTGATAACACGAGGTCTGTTGGCAGACAAGCTTGTGGATAGTACTATGTGGCTCTATGGGCCTAGTATGTTAAAAGAATCCCAATACCAGGAAAGGGAAGGTAACCCAGTTAAGTATAAAGATGAAATAGGCATAGAAAGTACTGCTGTCTGTCTTAATGTACAAGGCATGCCAGACAACCCGTTGATAGATTTAGATCGATACAGTAAATTAAGCAAGGTGTTGAGAGTTACAGCTTATGTCTTAAGATTTATCATAAATTgtagaaatagtaataacaaagTGGCAGGCCCTCTCATTACTGAAGAGATCGATTTTGCTAAGTTGAAGTTGATTTACTGCATCCAAAGAGAAATGTTTTCTGCAGAAATAAAGGTACTTTTGGGTAAAAAGGCTATCCCTCAATGGTCTAAATTAAGAAATCTTGACCCCTTTCTAGATGATAAAGGCTTAATAAGAATTAGGGGACGTCTTGAGTTTTCTAACTTGGAATATGACACTAAACATCCTGTTATAATTCCAAAGGGTCAATTGGCTAAACTGTTGATCAGATTTCAGCACAGGTTTTTAAAGCATGCAGGTGTGGATACCGTAATTTCATCCCTACGAAATAACTTTTGGATTATAGGAATGAGGAGATTAGCTAAGACAGTAATAAAGGAATGTTTAAGTTGCCGTTGGCATGATTCAAAACCTTGTAGTCAGCCTGTGGCTCCATTACCTAAAGAAAGAATAAGGGCTTCTCCACCCTTTGATGTAACAGGCTTAGATTATGCAGGCCCCCTCTTTTGTGCTGATTGTCCTAGTAAGAAATTTTATGTATTGTTGTTCACTTGTGGTGTTGTAAGAGCTGTACACCTAGAGCTTACAGAATCTTTATCCTTGCCTGACTGCTTATTGGCTATAAGAAGATTTGTTGCCAGGAGAAGTTTACCTAGTGTTATATATTCAGATAATGCAAAGACTTTTGTAGCTGCTAGGTATGAAGTACAAAGGCTGTATGGCCACTTGGCTCCCAAATGGAACTTTATTGCCCCTCGTGCTCCCTGGTGGGGGGGCTGGTGGGAGAGACTCATTAGGTCAGTTAAGCTTGCCTTGAGAAAGACACTGAATCTGAACTATGTAAGTAAGAGTGAATTAGAAACTATACTAGTAGAAATAGAGTCCTGTATTAATTCCAGACCATTGACCTATGTGAGTGATGAACTTGATTCCATTCATTATCTCACTCCATCACATTTTATCCTAGGAAGAGCCCCACAttgtaaatccttaataaatgttgAGCCATGTAAGGTGACTTCCAGGGACTTGAATGAAAGAGAAGTTTTAAGAAACAAGAACCTAGAACATTTTTGA